Proteins encoded by one window of Melospiza melodia melodia isolate bMelMel2 chromosome 9, bMelMel2.pri, whole genome shotgun sequence:
- the LCOR gene encoding ligand-dependent corepressor isoform X4, which produces MQRMIRQFAAEYTSKNSSTQDSSQPNSTKNQSLLKASLVASSPTAATAQNPVLSKLLMADQDSPLDLTVRKSQSEPSEQDGVLDLSTKKSPCAGSTSLSHSPGCSSTSGNGEDPAETIAIDSNNQPKSPLEKFMVRLCTHHQKQFIRVLNDIYTEVQPDSDGQQLSESESMEASTCGSGCSQRSTENQDKGATCTESKLPSPLDPGQSGADSPLHVTGQAPKQPVELKSLDRAENSSPALRRDFCELPITRLRSASPKDSPTQGYLSTLNSSSLNFHHAAKSLEGQQAAGHEQEAAVRKCEDNKEQLAGKTLMEGYISVKVANVNGSEDSLDSCLGSQKSSCRALPEESWDPGFAVTPPRRADKENTLQCGSKASLHQDLDAKEQDVRPKQENHLHAMAKGKAGCQLHPADKGMLDKSKEGWLPTGAMPAAHRPPGGHPRAKAASLRPSRKSKKASGLRINDYDNQCDVVYISQPITECHFEAQRLVSSRRTARKSTRGYFFNGECCELPTVRTLVKSSRAEERASSPALRTETLVSAKPPLVLSVEGSAGAGREGEKRVSLRLLAKAAPAGRETKERAELGSMQLRETRALRSREAAVAMPFFSLSAPPSPQKEDSLASSPPPGSPPAEGGESPPLGATVGGTVTWEAGSSLGCSGDGSSSSQAADVAAFSVSKAHGEEEGRPGSDIQTIPDPPASPEPKSSSQPSAATDTTPLPCDGARDPAQLLGSGNAELCGQCLAEPSTCSPGSQAPDEPPATMDGKNPLEPPATMDEKNPLEPPATMDEKNPLEPPATMDEKNPLEAPATMDEKSPLEPPATLECGDVNKSINAKPEAESSVMVGDSPLEQEDAVLVSTPLPKILEVETMQNNSTAGEKEPTEGEMPPDPNSSDSVSSKDSLDKKRKKGRRVLVASDRCLRSQRSPSPAEGSAEDSGSSSSGQLTCLQIKLSKSPGAKRFKREVQLDEAASMHFPNDCFPNVLLKTSEEPGTGQAPESITEQQPGKENGVTTRQTYKSILAKETAAEGENSSKDDSSANSRQSQQGEMLEISTQADSEKKNFTLPPENTVPANDAEEVDVKPVNASAKDKESSDSVRDLGKPVNYELVTNLPPCPSSRGGSKHLPAKTAKHKNVAVQFYNLRHAPAPVDSAKKNTPGKESMQAIPKLRDEHSSGNDDCPALEDIDMADSKPKFMEWCAEEENQELIAEFNSQYMKIQKGWIQLEKEVQPTPKVKNKADKLKEIWKSKKRTRKSRGSLEVQKLSPVQMLFMKAFKLSDICQWFLETTETRSLVIVKKLNTRLPGEIPPMKVPMQKYSSSSLYPSSLQAERLKKHLKKFAATTPARNNLKNQKLWAKIRENADKAEVEEATAPSQTSPTDASTKELSEDKTIPPALSLPTQASTRILRKYSNLRGKLRAQQRVVKAEKRSEGPGDQLSLESKQSRKSVCINPLMSPKLALQIKAAAFPAKSPSVDGTGKGRKGKSRSQEDPLPKVDLQLSKKKKMLKESGSTQERSSSSTKDKLPAKKASKIKHSEGNVKSPTTRKQTAMERSNKLARKISLKEKRVPKKQLEKRLPMRKGKENTSRRAALPPSHEELSKAPKQKPLGESSTRSQKMANKKHSSGKTLTRSMKKMQESSVSQGKRKLRAKVDCSHSKRSRLDPK; this is translated from the coding sequence TGAGGATCCAGCAGAGACAATAGCAATAGACTCTAACAATCAGCCGAAGTCTCCACTGGAAAAATTTATGGTCAGACTGTGTACACATCACCAGAAGCAGTTCATTCGTGTGCTAAACGACATATACACTGAAGTACAGCCAGACTCTGACGGCCAACAGTTATCTGAATCTGAGAGCATGGAGGCCTCTACTTGTGGCTCTGGTTGTAGCCAGCGAAGCACTGAAAATCAGGATAAGGGTGCTACTTGTACTGAATCAAAGCTCCCTTCTCCATTGGACCCAGGACAGTCAGGGGCCGACAGCCCCCTGCATGTTACGGGACAAGCCCCGAAGCAGCCAGTGGAACTGAAGTCTCTGGACAGAGCAGAGAACTCCAGTCCTGCTTTGAGGAGGGACTTCTGCGAGCTCCCCATCACCAGGCTTCGCTCTGCTAGTCCAAAGGATAGCCCCACCCAAGGATACCTCAGCACGTTGAACTCTTCCTCTTTGAATTTCCATCATGCCGCAAAGAGCCTGGAAGGGCAGCAAGCTGCTGGACACGAACAAGAAGCCGCTGTCAGGAAGTGTGAGGATAATAAAGAGCAGCTAGCAGGTAAGACTCTCATGGAAGGTTATATCTCAGTCAAAGTGGCAAATGTGAATGGCAGCGAGGACAGCTTAGACAGCTGTCTGGGGTCCCAAAAGAGCTCTTGTAGGGCTCTCCCAGAGGAGTCCTGGGATCCTGGCTTTGCAGTGACGCCCCCTCGCAGAGCCGACAAAGAGAACACTTTGCAATGCGGCTCGAAAGCATCTTTGCACCAGGACTTAGATGCAAAAGAACAAGACGTGAGACCAAAGCAAGAAAACCACCTGCATGCCATGGCCAAGGGCAAGGCAGGCTGCCAGCTGCACCCAGCCGACAAGGGCATGCTCGACAAGTCCAAAGAGGGCTGGCTGCCCACTGGCGCCATGCCAGCCGCCCACCGCCCCCCCGGTGGGCACCCCCGCGCCAAGGCAGCCTCCCTCAGGCCCTCTCGGAAGAGCAAGAAGGCGTCGGGGCTGAGGATCAATGACTATGACAACCAGTGCGACGTGGTGTACATCAGCCAGCCCATCACCGAGTGCCATTTCGAGGCGCAGCGCCTGGTGTCGTCGCGCAGGACGGCCAGGAAGAGCACGCGGGGCTATTTCTTCAACGGGGAGTGCTGCGAGCTCCCCACCGTGCGCACGCTGGTGAAGAGCTCCCGCGCCGAGGAGAGGGCGAGCAGCCCGGCACTGCGGACAGAGACCCTCGTAAGTGCGAAACCACCCCTGGTGCTCTCGgtggaggggtctgcaggggcaGGACGGGAGGGTGAGAAAAGGGTTTCCCTGAGGCTTCTGGCTAAAGCGGCACCAGCCGGCCGAGAAACGAaggagagagctgagctgggctccaTGCAGCTCCGGGAAACCCGAGCACTGCGATCAAGGGAAGCTGCTGTGGCCATGCCGTTCTTCTCCCTCTCTGCTCCACCCAGCCCCCAGAAAGAGGACAGCTTGGCCAGCTCGCCGCCACCTGGCTCCCCTCCTGCTGAAGGAGGGGAGTCACCTCCCCTCGGTGCCACAGTGGGAGGCACTGTCACCTGGGAGGCTGGCAGtagcctgggctgctctggggatggcagcagcagcagccaagctGCTGATGTTGCTGCCTTTTCAGTCTCAAAAGCACACGGTGAGGAGGAAGGTCGTCCAGGCTCTGACATACAAACTATTCCAGACCCCCCTGCCAGTCCAGAGCCAAAGTCCTCCTCACAGCCCTCTGCTGCTACAGACAcaacacctctgccctgtgatggtGCCAGGGATCCTGCCCAGCTTCTAGGCTCAGGGAatgctgagctctgtgggcagtgtctggcagagccctccacaTGCTCTCCAggctcacaggctcctgatgAGCCCCCTGCCACCATGGATGGGAAGAACCCTCTGGAGCCCCCTGCCACCATGGATGAGAAGAACCCTCTGGAGCCCCCTGCCACCATGGATGAGAAGAACCCTCTGGAGCCCCCTGCCACCATGGATGAGAAGAACCCCCTGGAGGCCCCTGCCACCATGGATGAGAAGAGCCCCCTGGAGCCCCCTGCCACTTTAGAGTGTGGGGATGTGAACAAAAGCATCAATGCTAAACCAGAAGCCGAATCATCAGTCATGGTGGGTGACAGCCCTCTTGAGCAAGAGGATGCTGTGCTTGTCAGcacacccctccccaaaatcttgGAAGTAGAAACAATGCAGAATAACAGCACAGCAGGTGAAAAAGAGCCCACTGAAGGGGAAATGCCACCCGACCCAAACAGCTCAGACTCTGTCTCTTCCAAAGACAGTCTAGACAAGAAGCGCAAGAAGGGCAGGAGGGTGCTAGTGGCATCGGACCGGTGTCTCCGAAGCCAACGATCCCCATCACCTGCTGAGGGCAGTGCTGAGGACTCTGGTTCTTCCAGCTCTGGGCAGCTTACTTGCCTTCAGATCAAACTCTCCAAGAGCCCTGGTGCTAAGCGGTTCAAGAGAGAAGTGCAGCTGGATGAGGCAGCATCCATGCACTTCCCCAATGACTGCTTCCCCAATGTGCTGCTCAAAACCAGCGAAGAGCCCGGCACTGGCCAGGCTCCAGAGAGCATCactgagcagcagccaggcaaggaGAATGGTGTCACTACCAGACAAACCTATAAAAGCATCTTAGCAAAAGAGACTGCTGCAGAGGGAGAAAATTCCTCTAAAGATGACTCCTCTGCTAACAGCAGGCAAAGTCAACAGGGTGAgatgctggaaatcagcaccCAGGCTGATTCTGAGAAGAAAAACTTTACCCTCCCTCCAGAGAATACTGTTCCTGCAAATGATGCTGAGGAAGTGGATGTGAAACCAGTCAATGCCAGTGCAAAGGACAAGGAGAGCTCTGACAGTGTCAGGGATCTGGGCAAGCCAGTGAACTATGAGCTGGTGACCAATTTGCCTCCGTGTCCCAGCAGCAGAGGTGGAAGCAAGCATCTTCCAGCAAAAACTGCAAAGCACAAAAATGTTGCTGTGCAGTTTTATAACTTACGACATGCACCCGCACCTGTAGACAGTGCAAAAAAGAACACACCAGGGAAGGAGTCTATGCAAGCAATCCCCAAACTGAGGGATGAGCACAGTTCAGGGAATGATGACTGCCCAGCACTGGAGGACATAGACATGGCTGACAGCAAACCAAAGTTCATGGAGTGGTGTGCTGAAGAGGAAAACCAGGAGCTCATTGCTGAGTTCAACAGTCAGTACATGAAAATCCAGAAGGGCTGGATTCAGCTAGAGAAGGAGGTCCAGCCAACCCCCAAGGTAAAGAACAAAGCCGACAAACTGAAAGAGATTTGGAAAAGCAAGAAAAGAACACGGAAAAGCAGAGGCTCACTGGAAGTGCAGAAGCTTTCTCCTGTGCAGATGCTGTTTATGAAGGCCTTTAAGCTGTCTGACATATGCCAGTGGTTTCTGGAGACAACTGAGACCAGGTCTCTAGTGATTGTGAAAAAACTCAACACCCGTCTACCAGGGGAGATTCCCCCCATGAAAGTCCCCATGCAGAAATATTCTTCCTCTAGTCTCTACCCCAGCTCACTACAAGCTGAACGTTTGAAGAAACATCTCAAGAAGTTCGCCGCCACTACCCCGGCTCGGAATAACCTCAAGAACCAAAAGCTTTGGGCCAAAATTCGTGAGAATGCGGATAAAGCAGAGGTTGAAGAAGCCACCGCTCCCAGCCAGACATCTCCCACTGATGCCAGCACCAAGGAGCTGAGTGAGGACAAAACCATCCCGCCTGCCCTCAGCTTGCCCACGCAGGCCAGCACCAGGATCCTGCGCAAGTACTCCAATCTTCGGGGCAAGCTGCGAGCCCAGCAGCGCGTGGTGAAGGCAGAGAAGCGGAGCGAGGGCCCAGGGGACCAGCTGTCCCTGGAGAGCAAGCAGAGCCGGAAAAGTGTGTGCATCAACCCCCTGATGTCTCCAAAGCTGGCCTTGCAGATCAAAGCAGCTGCCTTTCCTGCTAAATCTCCCTCAGTGGATGGAACGGGGAAGGGGCGAAAGGGGAAGAGCAGGTCCCAAGAGGATCCCTTGCCCAAAGTTGACCTCCAGCTcagcaagaagaagaagatgcTGAAGGAGAGCGGGAGCACCCAGGAACGATCCAGCTCTTCCACCAAGGACAAGCTGCCTGCCAAGAAGGCCAGTAAAATAAAGCATTCAGAGGGCAATGTGAAATCTCCCACCACCCGAAAGCAGACTGCCATGGAGAGGAGCAATAAGCTGGCCAGAAAAATTTCTTTGAAAGAGAAGAGAGTCCCGAAAAAGCAGCTGGAGAAGCGACTCCCCATGCGGAAGGGCAAGGAGAACACGAGCAGACGGGCCGCGCTCCCTCCCAGTCACGAGGAGTTGTCCAAGGCCCCAAAACAGAAGCCCCTGGGGGAGTCCTCTACACGGTCACAGAAGATGGCCAACAAGAAGCACAGCAGTGGGAAGACCTTGACAAGGTCCATGAAGAAGATGCAGGAGAGCAGTGTGTCTCAGGGCAAGAGGAAGCTAAGGGCAAAAGTGGACTGTTCGCACAGCAAACGCTCACGACTCGACCCGAAATAG
- the LCOR gene encoding ligand-dependent corepressor isoform X3 produces MASPCGRQQCSIQRRGVRHQLDSWRHKLIHCVGFESILEGLFGPGLLKDLSLFKDCEPEGVSDWSFDENCLFCCLRREKVKEHLVSLDEPASEAGQEALLRQEQAKIIRFERQAEEFLNAVFYRKDGVLDLSTKKSPCAGSTSLSHSPGCSSTSGNGEDPAETIAIDSNNQPKSPLEKFMVRLCTHHQKQFIRVLNDIYTEVQPDSDGQQLSESESMEASTCGSGCSQRSTENQDKGATCTESKLPSPLDPGQSGADSPLHVTGQAPKQPVELKSLDRAENSSPALRRDFCELPITRLRSASPKDSPTQGYLSTLNSSSLNFHHAAKSLEGQQAAGHEQEAAVRKCEDNKEQLAGKTLMEGYISVKVANVNGSEDSLDSCLGSQKSSCRALPEESWDPGFAVTPPRRADKENTLQCGSKASLHQDLDAKEQDVRPKQENHLHAMAKGKAGCQLHPADKGMLDKSKEGWLPTGAMPAAHRPPGGHPRAKAASLRPSRKSKKASGLRINDYDNQCDVVYISQPITECHFEAQRLVSSRRTARKSTRGYFFNGECCELPTVRTLVKSSRAEERASSPALRTETLVSAKPPLVLSVEGSAGAGREGEKRVSLRLLAKAAPAGRETKERAELGSMQLRETRALRSREAAVAMPFFSLSAPPSPQKEDSLASSPPPGSPPAEGGESPPLGATVGGTVTWEAGSSLGCSGDGSSSSQAADVAAFSVSKAHGEEEGRPGSDIQTIPDPPASPEPKSSSQPSAATDTTPLPCDGARDPAQLLGSGNAELCGQCLAEPSTCSPGSQAPDEPPATMDGKNPLEPPATMDEKNPLEPPATMDEKNPLEPPATMDEKNPLEAPATMDEKSPLEPPATLECGDVNKSINAKPEAESSVMVGDSPLEQEDAVLVSTPLPKILEVETMQNNSTAGEKEPTEGEMPPDPNSSDSVSSKDSLDKKRKKGRRVLVASDRCLRSQRSPSPAEGSAEDSGSSSSGQLTCLQIKLSKSPGAKRFKREVQLDEAASMHFPNDCFPNVLLKTSEEPGTGQAPESITEQQPGKENGVTTRQTYKSILAKETAAEGENSSKDDSSANSRQSQQGEMLEISTQADSEKKNFTLPPENTVPANDAEEVDVKPVNASAKDKESSDSVRDLGKPVNYELVTNLPPCPSSRGGSKHLPAKTAKHKNVAVQFYNLRHAPAPVDSAKKNTPGKESMQAIPKLRDEHSSGNDDCPALEDIDMADSKPKFMEWCAEEENQELIAEFNSQYMKIQKGWIQLEKEVQPTPKVKNKADKLKEIWKSKKRTRKSRGSLEVQKLSPVQMLFMKAFKLSDICQWFLETTETRSLVIVKKLNTRLPGEIPPMKVPMQKYSSSSLYPSSLQAERLKKHLKKFAATTPARNNLKNQKLWAKIRENADKAEVEEATAPSQTSPTDASTKELSEDKTIPPALSLPTQASTRILRKYSNLRGKLRAQQRVVKAEKRSEGPGDQLSLESKQSRKSVCINPLMSPKLALQIKAAAFPAKSPSVDGTGKGRKGKSRSQEDPLPKVDLQLSKKKKMLKESGSTQERSSSSTKDKLPAKKASKIKHSEGNVKSPTTRKQTAMERSNKLARKISLKEKRVPKKQLEKRLPMRKGKENTSRRAALPPSHEELSKAPKQKPLGESSTRSQKMANKKHSSGKTLTRSMKKMQESSVSQGKRKLRAKVDCSHSKRSRLDPK; encoded by the coding sequence TGAGGATCCAGCAGAGACAATAGCAATAGACTCTAACAATCAGCCGAAGTCTCCACTGGAAAAATTTATGGTCAGACTGTGTACACATCACCAGAAGCAGTTCATTCGTGTGCTAAACGACATATACACTGAAGTACAGCCAGACTCTGACGGCCAACAGTTATCTGAATCTGAGAGCATGGAGGCCTCTACTTGTGGCTCTGGTTGTAGCCAGCGAAGCACTGAAAATCAGGATAAGGGTGCTACTTGTACTGAATCAAAGCTCCCTTCTCCATTGGACCCAGGACAGTCAGGGGCCGACAGCCCCCTGCATGTTACGGGACAAGCCCCGAAGCAGCCAGTGGAACTGAAGTCTCTGGACAGAGCAGAGAACTCCAGTCCTGCTTTGAGGAGGGACTTCTGCGAGCTCCCCATCACCAGGCTTCGCTCTGCTAGTCCAAAGGATAGCCCCACCCAAGGATACCTCAGCACGTTGAACTCTTCCTCTTTGAATTTCCATCATGCCGCAAAGAGCCTGGAAGGGCAGCAAGCTGCTGGACACGAACAAGAAGCCGCTGTCAGGAAGTGTGAGGATAATAAAGAGCAGCTAGCAGGTAAGACTCTCATGGAAGGTTATATCTCAGTCAAAGTGGCAAATGTGAATGGCAGCGAGGACAGCTTAGACAGCTGTCTGGGGTCCCAAAAGAGCTCTTGTAGGGCTCTCCCAGAGGAGTCCTGGGATCCTGGCTTTGCAGTGACGCCCCCTCGCAGAGCCGACAAAGAGAACACTTTGCAATGCGGCTCGAAAGCATCTTTGCACCAGGACTTAGATGCAAAAGAACAAGACGTGAGACCAAAGCAAGAAAACCACCTGCATGCCATGGCCAAGGGCAAGGCAGGCTGCCAGCTGCACCCAGCCGACAAGGGCATGCTCGACAAGTCCAAAGAGGGCTGGCTGCCCACTGGCGCCATGCCAGCCGCCCACCGCCCCCCCGGTGGGCACCCCCGCGCCAAGGCAGCCTCCCTCAGGCCCTCTCGGAAGAGCAAGAAGGCGTCGGGGCTGAGGATCAATGACTATGACAACCAGTGCGACGTGGTGTACATCAGCCAGCCCATCACCGAGTGCCATTTCGAGGCGCAGCGCCTGGTGTCGTCGCGCAGGACGGCCAGGAAGAGCACGCGGGGCTATTTCTTCAACGGGGAGTGCTGCGAGCTCCCCACCGTGCGCACGCTGGTGAAGAGCTCCCGCGCCGAGGAGAGGGCGAGCAGCCCGGCACTGCGGACAGAGACCCTCGTAAGTGCGAAACCACCCCTGGTGCTCTCGgtggaggggtctgcaggggcaGGACGGGAGGGTGAGAAAAGGGTTTCCCTGAGGCTTCTGGCTAAAGCGGCACCAGCCGGCCGAGAAACGAaggagagagctgagctgggctccaTGCAGCTCCGGGAAACCCGAGCACTGCGATCAAGGGAAGCTGCTGTGGCCATGCCGTTCTTCTCCCTCTCTGCTCCACCCAGCCCCCAGAAAGAGGACAGCTTGGCCAGCTCGCCGCCACCTGGCTCCCCTCCTGCTGAAGGAGGGGAGTCACCTCCCCTCGGTGCCACAGTGGGAGGCACTGTCACCTGGGAGGCTGGCAGtagcctgggctgctctggggatggcagcagcagcagccaagctGCTGATGTTGCTGCCTTTTCAGTCTCAAAAGCACACGGTGAGGAGGAAGGTCGTCCAGGCTCTGACATACAAACTATTCCAGACCCCCCTGCCAGTCCAGAGCCAAAGTCCTCCTCACAGCCCTCTGCTGCTACAGACAcaacacctctgccctgtgatggtGCCAGGGATCCTGCCCAGCTTCTAGGCTCAGGGAatgctgagctctgtgggcagtgtctggcagagccctccacaTGCTCTCCAggctcacaggctcctgatgAGCCCCCTGCCACCATGGATGGGAAGAACCCTCTGGAGCCCCCTGCCACCATGGATGAGAAGAACCCTCTGGAGCCCCCTGCCACCATGGATGAGAAGAACCCTCTGGAGCCCCCTGCCACCATGGATGAGAAGAACCCCCTGGAGGCCCCTGCCACCATGGATGAGAAGAGCCCCCTGGAGCCCCCTGCCACTTTAGAGTGTGGGGATGTGAACAAAAGCATCAATGCTAAACCAGAAGCCGAATCATCAGTCATGGTGGGTGACAGCCCTCTTGAGCAAGAGGATGCTGTGCTTGTCAGcacacccctccccaaaatcttgGAAGTAGAAACAATGCAGAATAACAGCACAGCAGGTGAAAAAGAGCCCACTGAAGGGGAAATGCCACCCGACCCAAACAGCTCAGACTCTGTCTCTTCCAAAGACAGTCTAGACAAGAAGCGCAAGAAGGGCAGGAGGGTGCTAGTGGCATCGGACCGGTGTCTCCGAAGCCAACGATCCCCATCACCTGCTGAGGGCAGTGCTGAGGACTCTGGTTCTTCCAGCTCTGGGCAGCTTACTTGCCTTCAGATCAAACTCTCCAAGAGCCCTGGTGCTAAGCGGTTCAAGAGAGAAGTGCAGCTGGATGAGGCAGCATCCATGCACTTCCCCAATGACTGCTTCCCCAATGTGCTGCTCAAAACCAGCGAAGAGCCCGGCACTGGCCAGGCTCCAGAGAGCATCactgagcagcagccaggcaaggaGAATGGTGTCACTACCAGACAAACCTATAAAAGCATCTTAGCAAAAGAGACTGCTGCAGAGGGAGAAAATTCCTCTAAAGATGACTCCTCTGCTAACAGCAGGCAAAGTCAACAGGGTGAgatgctggaaatcagcaccCAGGCTGATTCTGAGAAGAAAAACTTTACCCTCCCTCCAGAGAATACTGTTCCTGCAAATGATGCTGAGGAAGTGGATGTGAAACCAGTCAATGCCAGTGCAAAGGACAAGGAGAGCTCTGACAGTGTCAGGGATCTGGGCAAGCCAGTGAACTATGAGCTGGTGACCAATTTGCCTCCGTGTCCCAGCAGCAGAGGTGGAAGCAAGCATCTTCCAGCAAAAACTGCAAAGCACAAAAATGTTGCTGTGCAGTTTTATAACTTACGACATGCACCCGCACCTGTAGACAGTGCAAAAAAGAACACACCAGGGAAGGAGTCTATGCAAGCAATCCCCAAACTGAGGGATGAGCACAGTTCAGGGAATGATGACTGCCCAGCACTGGAGGACATAGACATGGCTGACAGCAAACCAAAGTTCATGGAGTGGTGTGCTGAAGAGGAAAACCAGGAGCTCATTGCTGAGTTCAACAGTCAGTACATGAAAATCCAGAAGGGCTGGATTCAGCTAGAGAAGGAGGTCCAGCCAACCCCCAAGGTAAAGAACAAAGCCGACAAACTGAAAGAGATTTGGAAAAGCAAGAAAAGAACACGGAAAAGCAGAGGCTCACTGGAAGTGCAGAAGCTTTCTCCTGTGCAGATGCTGTTTATGAAGGCCTTTAAGCTGTCTGACATATGCCAGTGGTTTCTGGAGACAACTGAGACCAGGTCTCTAGTGATTGTGAAAAAACTCAACACCCGTCTACCAGGGGAGATTCCCCCCATGAAAGTCCCCATGCAGAAATATTCTTCCTCTAGTCTCTACCCCAGCTCACTACAAGCTGAACGTTTGAAGAAACATCTCAAGAAGTTCGCCGCCACTACCCCGGCTCGGAATAACCTCAAGAACCAAAAGCTTTGGGCCAAAATTCGTGAGAATGCGGATAAAGCAGAGGTTGAAGAAGCCACCGCTCCCAGCCAGACATCTCCCACTGATGCCAGCACCAAGGAGCTGAGTGAGGACAAAACCATCCCGCCTGCCCTCAGCTTGCCCACGCAGGCCAGCACCAGGATCCTGCGCAAGTACTCCAATCTTCGGGGCAAGCTGCGAGCCCAGCAGCGCGTGGTGAAGGCAGAGAAGCGGAGCGAGGGCCCAGGGGACCAGCTGTCCCTGGAGAGCAAGCAGAGCCGGAAAAGTGTGTGCATCAACCCCCTGATGTCTCCAAAGCTGGCCTTGCAGATCAAAGCAGCTGCCTTTCCTGCTAAATCTCCCTCAGTGGATGGAACGGGGAAGGGGCGAAAGGGGAAGAGCAGGTCCCAAGAGGATCCCTTGCCCAAAGTTGACCTCCAGCTcagcaagaagaagaagatgcTGAAGGAGAGCGGGAGCACCCAGGAACGATCCAGCTCTTCCACCAAGGACAAGCTGCCTGCCAAGAAGGCCAGTAAAATAAAGCATTCAGAGGGCAATGTGAAATCTCCCACCACCCGAAAGCAGACTGCCATGGAGAGGAGCAATAAGCTGGCCAGAAAAATTTCTTTGAAAGAGAAGAGAGTCCCGAAAAAGCAGCTGGAGAAGCGACTCCCCATGCGGAAGGGCAAGGAGAACACGAGCAGACGGGCCGCGCTCCCTCCCAGTCACGAGGAGTTGTCCAAGGCCCCAAAACAGAAGCCCCTGGGGGAGTCCTCTACACGGTCACAGAAGATGGCCAACAAGAAGCACAGCAGTGGGAAGACCTTGACAAGGTCCATGAAGAAGATGCAGGAGAGCAGTGTGTCTCAGGGCAAGAGGAAGCTAAGGGCAAAAGTGGACTGTTCGCACAGCAAACGCTCACGACTCGACCCGAAATAG